Proteins encoded in a region of the Carassius gibelio isolate Cgi1373 ecotype wild population from Czech Republic chromosome B5, carGib1.2-hapl.c, whole genome shotgun sequence genome:
- the LOC127956991 gene encoding heat shock protein beta-8 yields MAEGDYYTMGNRQRIPRDPFGEQSLASRFMDDDFGLPPFHDELSMDWPGWARPRLSARLDAPWTGPVSSSFPRGFSTRYSEGPRRSSAPLTDPDQPWKVCVNVHSFRPEELNVKTKDGFVEVSGKHEEKQDEGGIVTKNFTKKIQIPSDVDPITVFASLSPEGVLIIEARQTPPYYLYSNEMPTEPMEEHEARPQEPSMASAEVYASRE; encoded by the exons ATGGCAGAAGGGGATTACTACACTATGGGCAATCGACAGAGGATTCCTAGGGATCCGTTTGGTGAACAGTCGCTCGCATCTCGGTTTATGGACGATGACTTTGGACTGCCACCGTTTCACGACGAGTTATCTATGGACTGGCCCGGCTGGGCACGACCTCGACTGAGCGCGCGCCTCGACGCGCCGTGGACGGGACCGGTGAGCTCGAGCTTCCCGCGTGGCTTCAGCACCAGATACAGCGAGGGTCCACGCAGATCCAGCGCTCCTCTGACCGACCCTGACCAGCCGTGGAAAGTGTGCGTGAACGTGCACAGCTTCAGACCCGAGGAGCTCAATGTCAAAACTAAAGACGGTTTTGTAGAGGTGTCAG GGAAGCATGAGGAAAAGCAAGACGAGGGCGGAATTGTTACCAAAAACTTCACAAAGAAAATTCA AATCCCATCCGATGTGGACCCAATCACTGTGTTCGCCTCTCTGTCTCCAGAAGGGGTTCTCATCATTGAAGCGCGGCAGACCCCTCCGTACTACCTCTACAGCAACGAAATGCCCACAGAACCCATGGAAGAACACGAGGCCAGACCTCAGGAACCCAGCATGGCTTCAGCCGAAGTCTATGCGTCCAGGGAGTGA